From a single Sulfolobus sp. E5-1-F genomic region:
- a CDS encoding transcriptional regulator, whose translation MSLQLPCEFSVREILPAVRSIVAQKLIKERNLSEYKAANLMGLTPAAVSNYLKSRRGSNLRSLLEKDEKFMDLVNEVMERILNSNSNLSVYYCILCSEGKKVLTKHGYNLSLCLYETTVEPK comes from the coding sequence ATGTCATTACAGTTACCATGTGAATTTTCCGTTAGGGAGATTTTACCAGCAGTTAGAAGTATAGTGGCTCAAAAATTGATAAAGGAGAGAAATTTATCTGAGTATAAGGCAGCGAATTTAATGGGTTTAACACCAGCAGCGGTCTCAAATTATCTTAAGAGTAGAAGAGGTAGTAATTTAAGATCTCTTCTTGAGAAAGATGAAAAATTTATGGACCTCGTCAATGAAGTTATGGAAAGAATTTTAAATTCAAATTCTAATCTTTCTGTATATTATTGTATTTTATGTTCTGAAGGTAAAAAAGTTCTTACAAAGCATGGGTATAATCTAAGCCTATGCCTATATGAGACTACAGTTGAACCTAAATAG
- the gatD gene encoding Glu-tRNA(Gln) amidotransferase subunit GatD, with product MQENYKGKAYDILKNLNIEEGDLIEVKKGDLRIRGILLPSYSKDERIFVIKLDNGYNIGISIDNVSEIKLITKNSSKAQEKSERKDTSRDGTKGEIKIISTGGTIVSKVEYETGAVRPALTTEEIVQFLPEINEIAKVDAEVLFSILSENMKPEYWVKIAESVKKAFDEGNSGVVIAHGTDTMAYTASALAFSLRSLQGPVVLVGSQRSSDRPSSDSAINLLSAVITAKYTPFGEVVVNMHAESSDSYVLVHRGVKVRKMHSSRRDAFQSVNNKPLAKVLWKERKVVMLDNNYISKKDETTLDAKFDNRVFLLYYYPGLDREFLEHILTNTKIRGIIIAGTGLGHTSSDYVELFRKATKDGIFIGMTTQCLFGRVNMNVYTTGRQLLDAGVTPLEDMLPEVALVKLMWVLAHEQDLEKIRSLMISNLVGEINPRHTLDLFPRWLYE from the coding sequence GTGCAAGAAAATTATAAAGGAAAGGCTTATGATATTTTGAAAAATCTAAATATAGAGGAAGGGGACCTAATAGAGGTTAAGAAAGGGGACCTAAGAATAAGAGGTATACTGTTACCAAGTTACTCGAAAGATGAAAGAATATTCGTAATAAAATTAGATAATGGCTATAATATAGGAATATCCATAGATAATGTATCTGAGATTAAACTAATCACAAAAAATTCAAGTAAAGCTCAAGAGAAGAGTGAAAGAAAGGATACTAGTCGTGATGGCACTAAAGGTGAAATAAAGATAATCAGCACAGGAGGTACAATAGTAAGTAAAGTTGAGTACGAAACTGGTGCAGTCAGACCCGCGCTAACCACTGAAGAAATAGTACAATTTCTGCCAGAAATAAACGAAATAGCAAAAGTTGATGCAGAGGTACTTTTCTCGATATTAAGTGAAAACATGAAACCCGAATACTGGGTTAAGATAGCTGAATCAGTAAAGAAAGCGTTTGATGAGGGAAACAGTGGAGTAGTTATTGCTCATGGTACGGATACTATGGCATATACAGCATCTGCGTTAGCTTTCTCTCTAAGATCTTTACAAGGACCGGTTGTGCTGGTGGGTTCGCAGAGAAGTAGTGATAGACCTAGTAGTGATTCGGCAATAAATCTCTTATCTGCAGTTATCACAGCCAAATATACACCATTTGGAGAAGTAGTAGTAAATATGCACGCTGAGTCCTCAGACTCTTACGTATTAGTACATAGAGGAGTAAAGGTTAGAAAAATGCATAGTAGTAGAAGAGATGCCTTTCAGTCAGTAAACAATAAGCCTTTAGCTAAAGTTCTTTGGAAAGAAAGGAAAGTGGTAATGCTTGACAATAATTATATAAGCAAGAAAGACGAGACTACACTTGACGCTAAATTTGATAATAGAGTATTTTTACTATACTATTATCCTGGATTAGATAGAGAGTTCTTAGAGCACATTTTAACTAATACTAAAATAAGAGGTATTATAATAGCTGGTACTGGTTTAGGTCATACTTCATCAGATTATGTGGAATTATTCAGAAAAGCTACTAAAGATGGCATATTTATAGGAATGACAACACAGTGTTTATTTGGAAGAGTTAATATGAATGTGTATACTACCGGAAGACAGTTACTCGATGCTGGTGTTACCCCATTGGAAGACATGCTACCAGAGGTCGCATTAGTTAAATTAATGTGGGTACTTGCACACGAGCAAGATTTAGAAAAAATACGAAGCCTAATGATATCAAATCTAGTGGGGGAGATAAATCCTCGTCACACTTTAGATCTTTTCCCAAGGTGGTTATATGAGTGA
- the sufC gene encoding Fe-S cluster assembly ATPase SufC — MVTLKIEDLHVEVEGKEILRGINLEVKSGEIHALMGPNGSGKTSLSLALMGHPKYKITKGRITLDGEDITNLEPHEKARRGLFLAFQNPIEIAGVRLSTLLVAEYNKVSGTNASVMEVISKVKNISKEVGIADSLLNRGVFEGFSGGEKKRVEILQMLLLKPKIAILDEPDSGVDVDGLRMISYFINKLKNELNVGYLIITHYRRILDHISADKVHVLYKGKIIAEGGMELAKLIDEKGYEVVLERNS, encoded by the coding sequence ATGGTAACACTAAAAATAGAGGATTTACATGTAGAGGTTGAAGGCAAAGAAATACTTAGGGGTATAAATCTTGAAGTTAAGAGCGGAGAAATACATGCATTAATGGGTCCAAATGGGAGCGGCAAGACCTCACTATCCTTAGCATTAATGGGACATCCTAAATATAAAATTACTAAGGGAAGAATAACATTAGATGGCGAGGATATAACTAATTTAGAACCTCATGAGAAAGCTAGAAGAGGTCTTTTCTTGGCCTTTCAAAATCCGATAGAAATTGCAGGAGTTAGATTATCAACACTCCTAGTTGCAGAGTATAATAAGGTAAGTGGTACTAACGCTTCAGTAATGGAGGTAATATCAAAAGTTAAAAATATTAGCAAAGAAGTTGGGATAGCAGATTCTCTATTAAATAGGGGAGTCTTTGAGGGCTTTAGTGGTGGTGAAAAGAAGAGAGTAGAAATCCTGCAAATGCTTCTATTAAAGCCTAAGATAGCTATTTTAGATGAACCAGATTCTGGTGTAGACGTTGATGGACTTAGAATGATTTCGTATTTTATAAATAAGCTTAAGAATGAATTAAATGTTGGTTATTTAATAATAACTCATTATAGGAGAATTTTAGATCATATAAGTGCAGATAAAGTTCACGTATTATATAAAGGGAAGATTATAGCAGAAGGGGGAATGGAACTAGCCAAATTAATTGACGAGAAAGGATATGAAGTGGTCCTAGAGAGGAATTCATGA
- a CDS encoding AbrB/MazE/SpoVT family DNA-binding domain-containing protein, which translates to MSEEKVARDIETRKVQKLGSSSLFITLPKKWINKWSIKPGDKVILEALDDGSLRLIAEKAKTNAGKKTILVDADSLKQPLINIIPCLYILGFDEIVFETKKDFTKKDFEDILYISKHLVGAEVVENSEKKIKLECLLDTEKVGVESLLRRILNIISKRIDEVSKFLTNSNLAYQSAITNADDLRKIYLMLLRRIIGNKYQSSSMEYYRNSFILLNISILINIDYIVSKIYEIRGNFNISPNHTDMLKSIFTSINDVLDEIVMSILFPSVKRISNGFNLISQIRQNFIKIKDSLPNSFSLYLEDLVNLLENALNNSMCGIFLEDLPWIEKDLTA; encoded by the coding sequence TTGAGTGAGGAAAAAGTAGCTAGGGATATAGAGACTAGAAAGGTCCAGAAATTAGGTTCTTCATCATTATTTATCACACTCCCGAAAAAATGGATAAATAAATGGAGCATAAAGCCTGGTGATAAGGTAATTCTTGAGGCCTTAGATGACGGTAGCTTAAGATTAATAGCAGAAAAGGCTAAGACTAACGCAGGAAAAAAGACAATATTAGTTGACGCGGACTCGCTAAAGCAGCCACTCATTAATATAATTCCATGTCTGTACATTTTGGGATTTGATGAAATAGTTTTTGAAACAAAGAAAGATTTCACCAAAAAGGATTTCGAAGATATTCTTTACATATCTAAACATCTAGTTGGAGCAGAAGTTGTTGAGAATTCCGAGAAAAAAATCAAATTAGAATGTTTACTAGATACGGAGAAAGTCGGAGTTGAATCCTTATTGAGACGTATATTAAATATTATTTCAAAAAGAATTGATGAAGTATCTAAGTTTCTAACTAATTCTAATCTAGCTTATCAAAGTGCTATAACTAATGCTGATGATTTAAGGAAAATATACTTGATGTTACTTAGGAGAATAATAGGAAATAAGTATCAGTCCAGTAGTATGGAATATTATAGAAATTCATTTATTTTGCTTAATATATCTATTTTGATAAATATAGATTATATAGTATCAAAAATTTATGAAATTAGAGGTAACTTTAATATTAGCCCTAACCACACGGATATGTTAAAATCGATTTTCACTAGCATAAATGACGTATTAGATGAGATAGTGATGAGTATCCTATTCCCTAGCGTAAAAAGAATATCAAATGGATTCAATCTGATATCGCAAATAAGGCAAAACTTCATAAAAATCAAAGATTCCTTACCGAATTCGTTTAGTTTGTATTTAGAAGATTTAGTAAATCTATTAGAAAATGCTCTAAACAATTCTATGTGTGGGATTTTCTTAGAGGACTTACCTTGGATAGAAAAAGATTTAACAGCGTAA
- the sufB gene encoding Fe-S cluster assembly protein SufB: protein MQEDKISLDLHEIINATIDAKYNKLNQLEFHRRIVESGLSRSTIEEISRIKKEPEWMLKLRLKSLELFEKLPTPNWLPDVLSSLDISALELYVKPGVDKAQSWEELPPEIRKYYDELGIPESEKKFLGGLVAVLESEPIYSNVKVELMKKGVVMLPIDEAVTKYPDLMKEYFMKIFPASDHKFAALHGALWSGGVFVYVPKNVKITTPVEGFFVIGSELEGQFEHTLLIADEGSYIHFIEGCTAPQLKKYSFHDGMVELYAKKNAYIKFTTIQNWSKNVINFNNKRAWADENSTVEWVEGSLGSKYSFVYPSTILRGKNASSTSLVVTMTSGEGEWKDSGSKMIHAAPYTKSKVVNKNIGFNGGVNVYRGLIKVNKGAVSSKAFVKCDSLMLDDKTKAYTYPHNQVLEEDADVAHEAHTFRMNEDQLFYLMTRGIDEKEATSMLVLGFIDEIMKELPFEYATMLNKVIKLELDKLGAVA from the coding sequence ATGCAAGAAGATAAGATATCATTAGACCTGCATGAGATAATAAATGCTACCATAGATGCCAAATACAACAAGCTTAATCAATTAGAATTTCATAGGAGAATAGTAGAATCAGGATTAAGTAGGTCTACGATAGAGGAAATTTCCAGAATAAAGAAAGAACCAGAATGGATGTTAAAATTAAGATTAAAGAGCTTGGAATTATTCGAAAAGTTACCCACACCGAATTGGTTACCAGACGTTTTATCAAGTTTAGACATTTCAGCATTAGAACTTTACGTTAAGCCTGGTGTCGACAAAGCCCAAAGCTGGGAAGAACTACCACCAGAAATAAGAAAATATTATGATGAGTTAGGTATACCTGAAAGCGAGAAAAAGTTCTTAGGAGGTCTTGTAGCAGTATTAGAATCGGAACCCATTTATTCTAATGTTAAAGTTGAACTAATGAAAAAAGGAGTAGTAATGCTACCAATAGATGAGGCTGTGACTAAATATCCGGACCTTATGAAGGAGTACTTTATGAAAATATTTCCAGCCTCTGATCACAAGTTTGCAGCTTTACATGGTGCATTATGGAGTGGGGGTGTATTCGTATATGTTCCAAAGAACGTGAAGATAACAACACCAGTAGAAGGATTCTTCGTAATAGGATCAGAGCTTGAAGGACAGTTTGAGCATACTTTACTAATAGCTGACGAGGGGTCGTATATCCACTTTATTGAAGGCTGTACAGCACCGCAACTTAAGAAGTACTCATTCCATGATGGTATGGTAGAATTATATGCCAAAAAGAATGCTTACATAAAGTTTACTACAATCCAGAACTGGAGCAAAAACGTGATTAATTTCAATAATAAGAGAGCATGGGCTGACGAAAATTCAACTGTGGAATGGGTTGAGGGGTCATTGGGTTCCAAGTACAGTTTTGTATACCCATCAACTATCCTTAGAGGGAAAAACGCTTCATCTACCAGTTTAGTAGTTACAATGACCAGTGGAGAGGGTGAGTGGAAAGATAGTGGTTCGAAAATGATCCATGCAGCACCTTATACTAAGAGTAAAGTGGTAAACAAAAATATAGGTTTCAATGGAGGTGTTAACGTATATAGAGGATTAATTAAAGTAAATAAAGGGGCAGTAAGTTCTAAGGCGTTTGTTAAATGTGACTCTTTAATGCTTGATGATAAAACAAAAGCTTATACATATCCACATAATCAAGTGTTAGAAGAGGACGCAGATGTAGCACATGAAGCTCATACATTCAGAATGAATGAGGATCAACTCTTCTATCTAATGACAAGGGGTATAGATGAAAAGGAGGCAACTTCAATGCTAGTATTAGGGTTCATAGACGAGATCATGAAAGAACTGCCATTTGAGTACGCTACCATGTTAAATAAGGTTATAAAGCTAGAATTAGATAAGCTAGGTGCAGTGGCTTAA
- a CDS encoding 30S ribosomal protein S30e has translation MPSHGSLTKAGKVRSQTPKIQPKEKHKEVPRVRNRKEYEKRVVKARQQAPAR, from the coding sequence ATGCCTTCGCACGGTTCGTTAACCAAGGCGGGAAAGGTTAGAAGTCAAACACCCAAAATACAACCTAAAGAAAAACATAAAGAGGTACCAAGAGTAAGAAATAGAAAGGAATATGAAAAGAGAGTAGTAAAAGCTAGGCAACAAGCTCCCGCTAGATAA
- a CDS encoding adenosylcobalamin-dependent ribonucleoside-diphosphate reductase, which produces MEQLLYSTSLRKIKVIKRDGRIDEFKLEKILSKLSSVPDEVIDGIANDVQANVKDNAIDTRVIADIVERNLIENSLKYPFLMELAKRYVLARIYNHVFGKGKWKDFNEKDLLLSYNALKVLEARYLLKDPNTLRYIETPQMLFRRVARFLASVERKYSKSEAEVKQLEEKFYEMISSLKFVPNSPTLMNSETRLGILSACFVIPVKDAMTTPEGDGIYDALRATALVHQQGGGTGFDFSELRPKGDVVASTAGVASGPVSFMKVFDASTDVIKQGGKRRGANMGVMHAWHADIEDFIKAKTGQLKDVQLQNFNISVGAYDYFMEAVVKGESVPLVNPRKTKIAGKDHEYYITKARGYMNEEWIQEVILSELEEKGGVVSLDESKIITVDEALVIASKEGAIVRYVNARSLFDEIVKGAWDSGDPGLLFIDTINRRHPVWYLGKINATNPCGEEPLLPWESCNLGSINLEKFVIERNGKAEIDWDGLAEIISYGVRFLDNVIDANRYPLKQIEDATKRTRKVGLGVMGLARMFIKLGIAYDSVDAIYLSYQLAKFIFYHAYKASVEIAKEKGSFPAYDPKMYRDIWESALDFNSLLQIAEVVDKPSDYVKKLTSVVDKLDFDLLKSERLKYGLRNSTVVSIAPTGTISIIAGTSSSIEPLFALAFVRNVAVGKFIEIDPLFLEYLRKYELDDPEVIQKIAESGMIGDNVFMPKSLRRLFRTAHEVLPIYHVLHQAAWQQWNDSGTSKTINLRSEEPPETVEKVYLLAWKLGIKGITVYRDKSKQQQVIYFGVKKEREEYEKKKEEEIKKTQLLPSGLRMEKKFVEVSETYAGGCKTCEL; this is translated from the coding sequence ATGGAGCAGTTACTATACTCTACATCTTTAAGAAAGATTAAAGTAATTAAACGAGATGGGAGGATTGACGAGTTTAAACTAGAGAAGATATTATCTAAACTTTCTTCTGTGCCAGATGAGGTAATAGATGGTATAGCTAATGATGTTCAGGCTAATGTTAAAGATAATGCTATAGATACTAGAGTAATTGCTGATATAGTGGAAAGAAATCTCATAGAGAACTCCCTAAAGTATCCTTTTTTAATGGAATTAGCAAAGCGATATGTCTTAGCTAGAATTTACAATCACGTTTTCGGTAAAGGAAAATGGAAAGATTTCAATGAAAAAGATTTACTTCTCTCTTACAATGCATTAAAAGTATTAGAGGCTAGATACTTATTGAAAGATCCTAATACCTTAAGATATATTGAGACACCACAGATGTTATTCAGAAGAGTAGCCAGATTTCTTGCGTCAGTTGAGAGAAAGTATAGTAAGTCTGAGGCTGAAGTTAAACAGTTAGAAGAGAAGTTTTACGAAATGATAAGCAGCTTAAAGTTTGTGCCTAATTCACCAACGTTAATGAATAGCGAAACTAGATTAGGCATCCTATCAGCGTGTTTCGTAATTCCGGTTAAAGATGCTATGACAACACCAGAAGGAGATGGTATATATGACGCATTAAGAGCTACTGCACTGGTTCATCAACAAGGTGGAGGAACTGGGTTCGATTTCTCGGAATTAAGACCTAAGGGTGATGTTGTTGCTTCGACTGCGGGTGTAGCCTCTGGCCCGGTATCATTTATGAAAGTATTTGATGCCTCTACTGATGTCATAAAGCAAGGTGGAAAGAGAAGAGGAGCTAATATGGGAGTTATGCACGCATGGCATGCCGATATTGAGGATTTTATAAAGGCTAAAACTGGACAATTAAAGGATGTTCAGTTACAGAATTTCAATATTTCTGTAGGTGCTTATGACTACTTTATGGAGGCTGTTGTGAAGGGTGAGAGTGTACCTTTGGTTAACCCTAGAAAGACTAAAATAGCCGGAAAGGACCACGAATATTATATTACAAAGGCTAGAGGTTATATGAATGAAGAATGGATTCAAGAGGTTATCTTATCAGAACTAGAAGAAAAAGGTGGAGTTGTTTCACTAGATGAGAGTAAAATTATTACAGTTGACGAAGCTCTCGTAATAGCTTCAAAGGAGGGTGCTATTGTAAGATATGTTAATGCTAGATCGCTATTCGATGAAATCGTTAAAGGAGCCTGGGACAGCGGTGATCCTGGCCTTCTCTTTATTGATACTATTAATAGAAGGCACCCAGTATGGTATTTAGGTAAGATTAACGCTACTAATCCATGTGGTGAAGAACCACTATTACCTTGGGAGAGTTGTAATTTAGGTTCTATAAATCTAGAGAAATTTGTTATAGAGAGAAATGGTAAAGCTGAAATAGATTGGGACGGATTAGCAGAAATTATTAGTTATGGAGTAAGGTTCTTAGATAATGTAATTGATGCTAATCGTTACCCATTAAAGCAAATTGAAGATGCAACCAAGAGAACCAGGAAAGTTGGTTTAGGTGTTATGGGATTAGCAAGGATGTTTATTAAATTGGGTATTGCTTATGATAGTGTAGACGCTATATACTTATCATACCAATTAGCTAAGTTTATATTCTATCACGCGTATAAGGCATCTGTCGAAATCGCTAAGGAGAAGGGTTCATTCCCTGCCTATGATCCAAAAATGTATAGAGATATTTGGGAGAGTGCATTGGATTTCAATTCACTACTTCAAATTGCTGAAGTTGTTGATAAACCATCAGATTATGTTAAAAAGCTAACTAGTGTAGTAGATAAGTTAGATTTTGATTTGCTAAAAAGCGAAAGGTTAAAATATGGTTTAAGGAATTCCACTGTAGTTTCTATAGCCCCAACAGGTACTATCTCAATAATAGCCGGAACCTCATCTTCAATAGAACCACTCTTTGCGTTAGCGTTTGTCAGAAATGTTGCAGTAGGAAAGTTTATAGAGATTGATCCACTTTTCTTAGAATATCTCAGAAAATATGAGCTAGATGATCCGGAAGTCATTCAGAAGATAGCTGAAAGTGGAATGATCGGAGATAACGTATTTATGCCAAAGTCATTAAGAAGATTATTCAGAACTGCTCATGAGGTTCTACCAATTTATCATGTTCTACATCAAGCGGCCTGGCAACAGTGGAATGACTCTGGAACCTCTAAGACTATTAACTTAAGGTCAGAAGAACCACCAGAGACTGTAGAGAAGGTTTACTTGTTAGCGTGGAAACTGGGTATAAAAGGTATAACTGTCTATAGAGATAAAAGTAAGCAACAACAAGTGATCTACTTCGGAGTTAAAAAAGAAAGGGAAGAATACGAGAAGAAAAAAGAAGAGGAGATAAAGAAAACTCAGTTACTTCCTTCTGGTTTAAGGATGGAAAAGAAATTTGTCGAAGTATCGGAGACTTATGCTGGTGGATGTAAGACGTGTGAATTATAA
- a CDS encoding SufD family Fe-S cluster assembly protein, translated as MQWLKLGVVDIQSAKKIINENFTQDRGEREKAFSLYLSKPYQLIHDSPTIKHYTEWDLYESLNLNDISRQEVKYSETENITEIIDDTIRIPKNNIQIDDLLNDDVISSDEHKLVSLAYSLSRRITISNEGEYHVKHVVNRNKYLSPSHLIINVPKDKQIKVIYEVLNLGEGSLTIPIISVNIEDGSTLDFQFVNFSGDNSLLFSYIKANIKGTMHSSIFVNGNKMGHVQFNTRLEEGSVSEFSSRAFGTHSNKIDVVNNVIHLGQKSASNGFMKAISNDQAFTVVRGVATIDETATNSSTSIVGRSLVLGKDAKAVVSPMLEVKTGRVVMAKHSAAISRIDENQIFYLQTRGLNKREAEGIIIRGFIIEEQDPETLKNKIEEILKSLGY; from the coding sequence GTGCAGTGGCTTAAGTTGGGAGTAGTTGATATACAATCAGCTAAAAAAATAATTAATGAAAACTTTACACAAGATAGAGGAGAGAGAGAAAAAGCGTTTTCTTTGTATCTTTCTAAGCCATATCAATTAATACATGATTCGCCAACAATCAAGCACTATACTGAATGGGATTTATATGAGTCATTAAACCTCAATGATATTTCTAGGCAAGAAGTAAAATATAGTGAAACTGAAAATATAACTGAAATTATAGATGATACTATAAGAATTCCGAAAAATAATATACAAATAGATGACTTACTGAATGATGATGTTATTAGTAGCGATGAGCATAAATTAGTATCACTGGCCTATTCTCTCTCTAGGCGGATAACAATAAGCAATGAAGGAGAGTATCATGTTAAGCACGTCGTCAATAGAAATAAATATCTTTCTCCTTCGCATCTAATAATTAACGTACCTAAAGATAAGCAAATTAAGGTAATTTATGAAGTTCTAAATCTAGGTGAAGGATCCCTAACGATTCCAATTATATCTGTTAATATAGAAGATGGTTCTACTTTAGATTTCCAATTTGTAAATTTCTCTGGTGACAACAGTCTTCTTTTCTCTTACATTAAGGCTAACATAAAAGGTACAATGCATTCATCAATATTTGTAAACGGTAATAAGATGGGTCATGTTCAGTTTAACACTAGACTAGAGGAGGGCAGTGTGAGTGAATTTTCATCAAGAGCTTTTGGGACGCATAGCAATAAAATAGATGTAGTTAACAATGTTATTCATTTAGGCCAGAAGAGTGCAAGCAATGGCTTTATGAAGGCAATCTCTAACGATCAAGCGTTTACTGTGGTAAGGGGCGTGGCAACTATAGATGAGACTGCAACTAACTCTTCCACGTCGATAGTTGGCAGATCATTAGTCTTAGGAAAAGATGCTAAAGCAGTAGTTTCTCCCATGCTTGAAGTAAAAACTGGCAGAGTAGTTATGGCTAAACACTCTGCTGCAATAAGTAGGATAGACGAAAATCAAATCTTCTATTTACAAACTAGGGGACTAAATAAAAGAGAAGCCGAAGGGATTATAATAAGGGGATTTATAATTGAGGAGCAAGATCCAGAGACGCTTAAGAATAAGATAGAAGAAATCTTGAAATCTTTGGGATATTAG
- the gatE gene encoding Glu-tRNA(Gln) amidotransferase subunit GatE, whose product MSELNYEELGLKVGLEIHQQLNTSHKLFCNCSTNLEEDYKLTLERYLRPALSELGEVDVAALFEWKKGKKYVYRIPTTTSCLVEADEEPPHAINEEALKIALAIAIALNSNIVDEIYVMRKIVIDGSNTTGFQRTAIVALGGMLKDEGVTIQTIAVEEDAARKIDEGTDQVTYSLDRLGIPLIEISTGPDIRSPEQAERIALKIGQLLRMTGKVKRGIGTIRQDLNISIKGGTKIEIKGVQKLELIPDIVRYEAMRQFNLLKIKEELYKRGVSKDLILSNFVVKDLTELFKKTNSKIIKSGIEKGGLVYGIRAYKLKGILGWELIPKKRRFGTEIADYVRALAGLGGLFHSDELPNYGITEEEIGKVREALGATTEDGFILIVGERERLNKAVEVIRDRILLAFEGVPKETRGALDDGTTKFLRPQPGSARMYPETDIPPRRIDEKLLEDAKKLVPESPESKMKRYITLGLSEELAKEIIRDPRLDLFEELVNKYSPKVSPVIIASTITNTLKYVKSKGGDISKINEEDIEELIKSVYENKISKDSISEILLEYTTNKNVELKDIIRKYETLPIEELEKIIDDVVSSNLVEIKKRKDKAVNLIMSKVMSKVKGRADGKVILELIKSRLKNVIE is encoded by the coding sequence ATGAGTGAGTTAAATTATGAAGAGCTAGGATTAAAAGTAGGATTAGAAATTCACCAACAGCTTAACACATCTCACAAATTATTCTGCAACTGTAGTACTAATTTGGAAGAAGATTATAAGCTAACCTTAGAGAGGTATTTAAGACCTGCATTAAGTGAATTAGGGGAAGTCGATGTTGCTGCGTTGTTTGAGTGGAAAAAAGGTAAAAAATACGTATACAGAATACCTACAACAACAAGTTGTCTCGTAGAAGCTGATGAAGAGCCTCCACATGCAATAAATGAAGAAGCGTTAAAAATAGCATTAGCTATTGCCATTGCACTAAACAGCAACATAGTAGACGAAATTTACGTCATGAGAAAAATTGTAATAGATGGTTCAAACACTACTGGATTCCAAAGAACCGCAATAGTAGCACTTGGTGGAATGCTAAAAGATGAGGGAGTTACAATACAAACTATTGCAGTTGAGGAAGATGCTGCAAGGAAGATAGATGAAGGAACAGATCAAGTAACCTATTCGCTAGATAGATTAGGGATTCCATTAATAGAAATTTCAACTGGACCGGATATAAGGAGTCCAGAGCAAGCTGAAAGAATTGCACTAAAGATTGGCCAATTGCTTAGAATGACCGGTAAAGTTAAAAGAGGTATAGGCACAATAAGGCAAGACCTAAATATCTCTATAAAAGGTGGTACAAAGATAGAAATTAAAGGAGTACAAAAACTAGAATTAATACCGGATATAGTTAGATATGAAGCAATGAGACAATTTAACTTGCTTAAGATAAAAGAGGAATTATATAAAAGAGGTGTGAGTAAAGATCTAATTTTATCCAATTTTGTTGTGAAAGATCTCACAGAACTTTTTAAAAAGACAAATAGTAAAATCATTAAAAGCGGAATAGAAAAAGGAGGATTAGTATACGGAATAAGAGCGTACAAGTTAAAGGGAATATTAGGTTGGGAACTAATACCAAAAAAGAGAAGATTTGGAACAGAAATTGCGGATTACGTTAGAGCACTTGCAGGATTAGGTGGACTTTTCCACTCTGATGAGCTACCCAATTACGGTATAACTGAAGAGGAGATAGGCAAAGTTAGAGAAGCCCTTGGTGCAACAACTGAAGATGGTTTCATTCTAATTGTTGGCGAAAGAGAGAGGTTGAATAAAGCTGTAGAAGTAATAAGGGACAGAATATTACTCGCATTTGAGGGTGTTCCTAAGGAAACTAGAGGAGCGTTAGATGATGGAACCACGAAATTCTTAAGACCACAGCCAGGCTCAGCTAGAATGTATCCAGAAACTGATATTCCACCGAGAAGAATAGATGAAAAACTCCTTGAGGATGCTAAAAAATTGGTTCCGGAATCGCCAGAGTCTAAAATGAAAAGGTATATCACATTAGGTTTAAGTGAGGAACTAGCTAAGGAGATAATTAGAGATCCCAGACTCGACCTATTTGAAGAATTAGTTAACAAATATTCCCCAAAGGTCTCTCCAGTTATAATAGCTAGTACAATCACCAACACACTAAAGTATGTTAAGTCAAAAGGTGGTGATATATCAAAGATAAATGAGGAAGATATAGAGGAGCTAATAAAAAGCGTTTATGAGAACAAAATTAGCAAGGATTCAATCTCGGAAATACTCCTAGAATACACTACTAATAAAAATGTAGAACTAAAGGATATCATACGTAAATATGAGACATTACCAATTGAGGAATTAGAAAAGATAATAGATGATGTAGTTAGTTCTAATCTAGTTGAGATAAAGAAAAGAAAAGATAAAGCGGTAAACCTAATAATGTCAAAAGTAATGAGTAAAGTAAAAGGAAGAGCTGATGGGAAAGTTATATTAGAATTAATAAAGTCAAGACTCAAGAATGTTATAGAGTGA